A region of the Vigna unguiculata cultivar IT97K-499-35 chromosome 9, ASM411807v1, whole genome shotgun sequence genome:
tgcATCTATGGGATTATAACTCTGCCGTTCTCATTTTTCACAATTCAGGATCCAAAAATTACTATTTGTAACTTAAAAATTACAGAGACAGTTGAGTAATCATTTTTGTTGAAGTTTAAATTGACTTGTATTTTTATTAggttgttttcaaatttatatttagtaaaTGTTCAGTTCAATGTTGTCATTTTCAGTTGGAAAGCATGGGAGAAAATTGAggggaaaaagaaaatggaaactaTTTTCTCAAAGCTACAGCATAACTGTTGACAAACTCATGAGATGACCcaaaaatttatacttttattaatatGAACATTTGAAAACCAGAAATCATAAAGTAgctatttaattaaattttaaatacttttttgttaTAGTTATTGATTTGAACATTCTTTTGTAACGAGGTTTCAAAAACAAAGCTGACGGAATATATAAATGAACTACATATATGGAAAACAAGATGCAAATGATAAAATTCTAACATAAGGACCCATCATAAGGTAACTTTTAGAGATAGATAGGGGGTAACAAGAGCAAGAAGGTTGACAATGTTTATTGAGTTTCAGTTTTTGGAGCTCGCAGATTCAATTAGTCCCAAATATCTGCAGAGATATGGTTACAGCTAGTGAAGGCGTTGAGTGACTCATAGGACAATCTCAAGATTAAGTTACGCAGTTCTCTCAGTGACTCGGTTGAAGAAGCTGGCGTCTAATATATCCTAGTTAGACCAATTACCACTATTAATCGAAAAGATCTACAAAATCCAACTCATAAGATCTAAAGTCATAACTTGATGAGTTTGATTGAATGATACATGAACCGGGGGGATCATTTTCCACTAGTAACTAAAATTGTCAACCAATTGTCATGAGACATCAATTTAGACCCTTAATAAACTCAaaacattttgtatttattctctgattttctttatcttcaaaTACAGAACTTCTCAACTTATATGTTTATCAAGCAAAAGAAGACAAAAGTTTCCATACCGGGGCATGCGTGTTCAAATAATGCTCCTCGGCAAGTGTTTTCGGAACCATATCGCAACAGATTTTGCATCTTTCAAGGTTCCGAGAGCAATGAGCATAATGCAAATCAATATTTGCAGAAGGGATAGCCCGATcactaaaaaaacaaagaaaaacataccGAGAAAGAATAATGATCAAAGCTCCGGAGGATAAATCATAAACACGTGATTTAGGAATTCGATATGAACAAAGCATCACCCTAAAtggcaaaaagaaaataaaaaatcacatcaTCTTGGCTTTCATCGCCCTGAAGCAGTTCTGAGTCAAATGCGATACGAGTAATACCCACGAAACAAATAAGGCCAATTATCCACAATTTCAAGCTTAGAACTGTCAGGGGAGTAAATCACTGAACCTAGTTCCTCATTTtaacaaatatcaaataattgatCATTTCATCGTAAACCATATTCATAAATTGGGAGGGAAGTCTTTACCAGTGAGTGCATATACTAGTGGCCTGATCGGACACCGTTGCCATGTCGTAGAAACAAGCAACCTCGTTCTAGGACCAGATCTTAAcgaaagaattaaaaaaggaaaGACATTTAATaagtataagaaataagaaaacaaaaatagaaaccaaattaaattaaaaatatatatgaggGAGAGAGATTACAAAAGTAGAGATTCGGAATAGGGCGTAAGGAAGAGGAGGGTTAGGTTATAATTAAGGAAAATTTGggcaaaataaacaaaatggaGAATTGCTCTTGTTGAACCACTCTTATTTGAGGAGACTTTTCGGAACCATCGGCCATTAAAATAGATGACTGAGAAAGTAGCTACCATTTACCTTACGCGCCATTAAGACAAGGGAACCATCAACAACCTACCCTTTTCATCTTATTGGGCCGTATGGGCTTGTTggtctttacaatttaaatgagcCTTTTGCTTTATGCATTCGTCATTACTAAATACAGCAccacacaaataaataataagctTACACGTCTCGTCGCCACTGCAGAGAAAGAACACCACGTAGAAAGAAATTgttacttgatttttttttcttacttttctgttttacatttttttattactaactataattattgcattttttttcttagttttggTTCTACcaaattcttattttcttttaacctCAATATTTATTGACATTCtttaaattaatagttatttaatttttcaaaagatataaaatatgcAAAGTGCAGAAAAAGGATGCAAATAGTAATCTGATGGGCATGCGATGAAGAGGTCGTAAAAAATGAAAGCCCAATCCAGCCCATTTACTGTGACGACAAAAGCATAAATCTGCGTTTTGTAAGAACGAGAACAACAAATAGAGGATAAGTACCCTCGTTTTCTCGTCCCTGCAAACCCCCCCTAACATATCAGCCACCGTGCCTTCTCACCATTGCCGTGGAACCTCTCAACTTAAGAGGTAAACAAAAACCAATTCTCATTTTTTACCTATCACTACAGTTTCAGTGGCAACGCTTTTGCAAGTGTAGAGAAAACAATGGATTTAGTGGTACCGGAACAGTTTTGTTCATTTCACCGCTTCCATGTGATAAGAGCTAGGGTTTCGGATAACACCGTTTCGCGACCATTTATTCTATCTGCTGATACTGGTAGTCACTTTACAAAATTGAAAGTCACTAGGTCTAGAAAGCGTTCAGACAGTCGCGTTTTCGCTGCTTCAAAATCCGAAACCTCTGGTTTGAACGGTAGACTGCAACAAATTGTGAGCACCTCAAACGGGGACTTGAATGGCATAGCTATGGAATCTTCGGCCAGCGGGGTGAACGGTTCCCGGAACTTTGAGGAGTTTGCGAGCAACATTCATCTGCGGAAGTTGGTTAGAAACGGGGAATTGGAGGAAGGGCTTAAGTTTCTGGAGCGCATGATTTACCAGGGGGATATCCCTGATGTCATTGCTTGCACCAGCTTAATTCGCGGGTTTTGCAAGGGTGGACGGACTAAGAAAGCAACGAGAGTGATGGAGATTTTGGAGAATTCGGGTGCTGTTCCTGATGTCATAACTTACAATGTTTTGATTGGTGGTTATTGCAAATCAGGAGATATAGATAAAGCCCTGCAGGTTTTGGAAAGAATGAGTGTTGCTCCGGATGTTGTTACATATAACACCATTTTGCGTAGTTTGTGTAGCAGTGGGAAATTGAAGGAGGCAATGGAGGTTCTCGACAGGCAGCTGCAGAGGGAGTGTTATCCTGATGTGATTACTTACACGATTTTGATTGAAGCGACTTGTAATGAAAGTGGCGTTGGTCAGGCGATGAAGCTGTTGGATGAGATGAGGAAGAAAGGATGCAAGCCTGATGTGGTCACATACAATGTTCTTATCAACGGTATTTGCAAGGAGGGTCGGTTGGATGAGGCTATAAAGTTTTTGAATAACATGCCTTCATATGGTTGTCCACCGAATGTGATAACTCATAACATTATTCTGCGTAGCATGTGTAGCACTGGGAGATGGATGGATGCTGAGAGGCTGTTAGCTGACATGCTGAGGAAGGGTTGTGCCCCTAGTGTTGTTACTTTCAATATCTTGATTAACTTCTTGTGCCGGAAACGGTTACTGGGAAGAGCTATTGATGTCTTGGAGAAAATGCCAAAGCATGGTTGTGTGCCAAATTCCTTGAGTTACAATCCATTGCTTCATGGGTTTTGTCAAGAGAAAAAGATGGATAGAGCAATTGAGTATTTGGAATTAATGGTGTCAAGGGGTTGTTACCCGGATATAGTGACCTATAACACTTTGCTTACAGCACTATGCAAGGACGGGAAGGTGGATGCTGCAATTGAAATACTGAATCAACTGAGTAGCAAGGGATGCTCTCCTGTCTTAGTTACTTATAATACAGTTATTGATGGTCTTGCAAAGGTGGGAAAAACAGAGTCTGCTGTGGAACTCTTAGAAGAGATGCGCAGAAAGGGTCTTAAACCTGATATAATTACGTACTCTTCACTGCTTCGTGGACTTGGCCGTGAAGGAAAG
Encoded here:
- the LOC114164371 gene encoding pentatricopeptide repeat-containing protein At1g09900; this translates as MDLVVPEQFCSFHRFHVIRARVSDNTVSRPFILSADTGSHFTKLKVTRSRKRSDSRVFAASKSETSGLNGRLQQIVSTSNGDLNGIAMESSASGVNGSRNFEEFASNIHLRKLVRNGELEEGLKFLERMIYQGDIPDVIACTSLIRGFCKGGRTKKATRVMEILENSGAVPDVITYNVLIGGYCKSGDIDKALQVLERMSVAPDVVTYNTILRSLCSSGKLKEAMEVLDRQLQRECYPDVITYTILIEATCNESGVGQAMKLLDEMRKKGCKPDVVTYNVLINGICKEGRLDEAIKFLNNMPSYGCPPNVITHNIILRSMCSTGRWMDAERLLADMLRKGCAPSVVTFNILINFLCRKRLLGRAIDVLEKMPKHGCVPNSLSYNPLLHGFCQEKKMDRAIEYLELMVSRGCYPDIVTYNTLLTALCKDGKVDAAIEILNQLSSKGCSPVLVTYNTVIDGLAKVGKTESAVELLEEMRRKGLKPDIITYSSLLRGLGREGKVDKAIKIFRDMEGLNIKPNAITYNSIMFGLCKAQQTSRAIDFLAYMVEQGCRPTEVTYTILIEGIADEGLAEEALELLNVLSSRGFVKKSSAEQVAVKM